The genomic stretch CGAGCTGTTCACCTCGCCGCAAAACTCGTTCCAGACTGTCGATGATCCCCGGAATGGCGGTGCGCGGGTGCTGGTGCCGACCCTGCTACAGGGCAATGCGACGTTGCAGCCCGAAGTCGCCGATACCTGGACGGCGGGCGGCGTCATTACCGCGCGCATGGGCAGTGCGGGCACCTTCCGCGCCTCGCTCGACTGGTTCGACATCAATCTGGCGGGGGCGATCAGCACGCTGGGCGCGCAGGTGATCGTCAATCGTTGCAACACCGGGGATACGGCGCTGTGCAGCCTCATCACCCGTGACAGTGGCGGGACGCTGACGCGCATCCTGAACGCCAACCTCAACCTCAACACGCTGATCACGCGCGGATGGGATATCGAGGCGGACTATAATCTGCCGCTTGGCAACGGCAATTCGATCGGCATCCGCGCGCTCGCGACGGTGGTGAAGGATCTGATCACCGTCGATACCGCCGGCGTCGCGATCGATCGCGCCGGGCAGAACGGATCGGGCGTGTCGCAGCCATCGGGGCTTCCCGACTACACCATCAACGGCTTCCTTACCTATCAGGGCAACCCGTTCTCGGCGCAGCTCCAGCTCCGGCATATCTCGGGCGGGCGCTATTCGGTCACCAATATCGGCCCGGACGAGGAGGGCTACAGCCCGCTGCTGGCCAATTCGATCAGCAACAACCGCGTGCCGGCGGTCACCTATGTCAACCTGAACTTCCAGTTGAAGGTGAACCCCCAGTTCGAACTGTTTACCGTCGTGAACAACCTGCTGGACAAGGATCCCCCCAACAACCTGCCGTCCAGCTTCGGGCCGACCAACCCCGTGCTGTACGATGTGCTGGGCCGTTCGTATCGCGCGGGCGTCCGCCTGACGTTCTGAACCTGATGCCGGCCCTTCCTGCGCGAGGGGCCGGTGTCGCACGCCGGAGTTCTGGTTTGACCGACACCCCGCACCCGTTTCATCCGAATTTCGAATACGCGTTCACGATCGCGATCGAGCTGAGCAAGGCGACCTATATCGCGCCGTCGAACACCGGGCAGACGCGCGCCGCGATCTATGCGACGAGCGGGACCGTGGAGGGGAGGATCAACGGCATCGTCGTGCCGATGAGCGGGGGCGATTTCCCGCTGGTGCGCGCCGATGGCGTTCTCGATTTCGATGCGAAATATCTGCTCGAGCTCGACGGCGATGCCCATGTGATGATCCACAACCGTGGCTATCGCTGGGGCAGCGAGGATGCGATGGAGCGCCTGCGCCGCAACGAGCCCGTCGGGAATGACGAATATTATATGCGCGTGGCGCCGCGATTCGACGCGCCGGCTGGCCCGTACGAATGGCTGAACCGCTATGTCTTCGTCGGCGTCGCGGAGAAGCTGCCGGGATCGAACCGCATCCATTATTTCCAGTTGATGTAGGCGTGGGGCGAACGCGACACTCCCGATTGCCCGTTGTTTCGGAGCCTGATGCGTGACGGATCGCTATGACTATATCATCGTCGGTGCCGGCTCGTCCGGGTGCGTGCTTGCCGATCGTTTGTCCGCCGATCCCGCGAACCGGGTGCTGCTGATCGAGGCGGGGGGCTCCGAAAAGGGGCACCTGACCGAGATGCCGCTGGCGTGGTTCCGCGCGATGCTGTCGCCCGCGATCGGCTGGGGCTATATGTCCGAGCCTGAGCCGTACGCCGATAACCGGCGTATCCCGGTGCCGCGCGGCAAGGTGATCGGCGGGTCGGGCTCCATCAACGGGATGATGTATTCGCGCGGCGCCCCCGCCGATTACGATCAATGGGCGCAGCTCGGCGCTAAGGGCTGGAGCTGGGCGGACGTGCTGCCCTATTTCCGCAAGTCGGAGGCCAATTGGCGCGGCGAGAGCGTGCATCATGGCGGCTCCGGCCCACTCACCGTCAATCGCAATGCGCCGCATCCGATCATCCATCCGGCGATCGTCGCGGCGGCGGGGCGGATGGGATTTGCCGAACTCGACGACTTCCATGGCGATACGCAGGAGGGGTTCAGCAGCGTCGACATCACCACGCATCGCGGGCGGCGGGGCAGCAGCGCCGCGCGCTTCCTGCGCCCCGCAATGGCGCGGCCCAACCTCACCGTCGTCGATCAGGCGCTGACGACGCGGGTGATCGTCGAGCAGGGTCGCGCAGTCGGCATCGCCTATGACCGCGAAGGCACATCGCATGTCGCGCATGCGGATCGCGAGGTGATCCTGTCGGCGGGGACGTTCAACACGCCGCAATTGCTGCTGCTCTCGGGCATCGGCCCGGCGGAGGCGCTTCGCGATCTCGGCATCGCGGTTGTCCACGACCTCCCCGGAGTCGGCCAGAACCTCCAGGATCACGCCTCGATCCGGGGGCTGTACGAAGCCTCGGGGCCGATCACCTTCGACCGCGAATTGCGCCTCGACAAAATGGCGATCGCGGCGGCGCGCTGGCACCTGCTGGGCACCGGGCCGCTGACGCAGATGCCGATCGGCGCGCAGGGCTTCGTGCGCACCCGCGAAGGGCTCGAGCGCCCCGACCTCCAGATGCTCGTCAGTTCGGTGGCAATGGACGCGCAGGTATGGATGCCCGGCTGGCGCAAGCGGCGCGGCGATTATCTCGCCGTCGCCAGCGTGCTCCTGCACCCGGAGAGTACCGGCAGCGTCACGCTGCGCTCGCCCGATCCGCGCGACAAACCCGCGATCCGCTTCAACCTGCTCGCGACCGAGGGCGATCGCGCGGCCTTTCGCCGCATCGTGCGCTTCGTCCGCACGCTGTTCGCTCAGCCCGAGGCGGCGGCGCTGGTCAAGGCGGAGGTCCAGCCCGGCGGCGCGGTACAGACCGATGCCGAGGTCGATGCATTCGTGCGCCAGGTCATCGGCACGGCGATGCACCCGACCAGCACCTGCGCGATCGGCCCGGTGGTCGATCCCCAATTGCGTGTCCATGGCATCGCGGGGCTGCGCATCGCCGATTGCTCGGTGATGCCGGCGATCGTCGGCGGCAATACCAATGCCCCCGCGATCATGATCGCGGAAAAGGCCGCCGACATGATCCTGGGCAAGATGCCGCTGGTGCGCGCCGCATGAGCTGGGATTATGTCATCGTCGGCGCAGGCTCGGCGGGATGCGTGCTGGCCGCGCGGCTGAGCGCCGATCCCGCGAACCGCGTGCTGCTGCTGGAGGCAGGGGGCACGCACCGCAAATTCCTGCTGACGATGCCGCTGGGGTTCATGCGCGCGTTGATGCAGCCGCGCTATCGCTGGAGCTTCTGGTCGGAACCCGAGCCGCATCTGAACGGGCGGCGCATCTTCTTGCCGCGCGGGCGGGTGCTGGGCGGGTCGTCGTCGATCAATGGCCTGTTCTTCATGCGCGGGCACAGCCTCGATTTCGACACATGGCGGCAAATGGGTTGCGAGGGCTGGGGCTTCTCGGACGTGCTGCCCTATTTCAAGCGGATGGAGACGAGCTGGCACGGCGCCGGGCCCTGGCATGGCGGCGACGGCCCGATCTCGGTGGTGCCGGTCGCCACGCGCGGACGGCTGCATCGCGAGCTGATGGATACGGCGGTGGCGATGGGCCTGCCCACGACAGCCGATCTCCACGCCGAGGCCGAGGAGGGCTTCGCGCGCGGCGAGCTGACCATCGACGCACAGGGCCGCCGCGCCAGCACGGCGCGCGCCTATCTCGACCCCGCGCTAAAGCGCCCGAACCTCACCGTGATCACGGGCGCCGAGGCCAATCGCGTGGTCTTCGAGGGGCGCCGTGCGGTTGGCGTCGAGTATCTGCGCGACGGGCAAGTTGAAACCGCCCGTGCCGAGCGCGAGGTCATCCTGTCGGGCGGCGCCTATAACTCGCCGCAGCTGCTGATGCTGTCGGGCGTCGGCCCCGCCGACCAACTGGCCGAACACGGCATTCAGCCGGTGCATGTGCTCGAAGGCGTCGGTCGCAATCTTTCCGAACATCCCCGGGTGCCGGTGCATTTCCGGCTTAAGCAGCCGATCAGCTTCCTGAACGAGCTGCGCGCCGATCGCGCGGTGCGGTCGGTCGCGCGCTGGTGGCTGACGGGGAAGGGCGCCTTTGCCAGCCAGGTCAACAGCTGCAACATCATCCTGCGGACGCGACCCGAACTGGCGCAGCCCGACGTCCAGCTCTGGGCGAACCCGATCCGCATGGACGCGCATCTATGGTTTCCCGGCATCAAGCCCCGGCAGGAGGATCGGATCACCGCCGACGTGATCCTGCTGCATCCCAACAGCCGGGGGCGGTTGACGCTCAAATCCGCAGATCCGCGTGCGCATCCCGCGATCCTGCTCAACAATTTCGCCGAACCCGCCGATTTGCGCACCGCGCGCGACGGCATCCGGCTGGCGCGGCGCATCTATCGCAGCGGGCCGCAGGGCGCGATCACCGGCGACGAGCTGCTGCCCGGGGAGGATCGCCAGAGCGATGACGCGCTCGACGCGCATATCCGCGACCACGCCCAGGTTACCCAGCATCCGGTGGGCACCTGCGCGATGGGCAATCACCCGATGAGCGTGGTCGATCCGCAGCTGCGCGTCCACGGGATCGAGGGGCTGCGCGTCGTCGACGCCTCGATCATGCCGACGGTGCCAGGCGGCAATACCAACGCGCCCACGATCATGGTCGCGGAAAAGGCGAGCGACATGATCCTCGGCCTGGCCCCGCTGCCCCGCGAAGACCCGCGCGAAAGGAACGCCGCATGACCAAGGAAGAGTGGGCCGAAAACTATATCGGCGCGTTCAATCGCGGCGATTTCGACGCCTTCACGGCCTTTTATGCCGAGGATGTCGTGCTGCAACTGGGGCAGAAGAAGACGCTCGTAGGCAAGCAGGCGATCCGCGATTTCTACACCGGCGTGTTCGCGAAGGTGCGCGAGACGCTGACGATCGAGAAGATCGTGCTCGACGAAACTGGGCTGGCGGCGATCGTCAGCACCGAGTTTCACGGGCTCGCCGACTGGCCCGACTTCATCGCCGGTCCGCTGGTGAAGGGCCAGTCGATCTTCATCGAGAGCATCGTCGTCTACGACATCGGGCCGGACGGCAAATTCACCGCAATACGCAGCGCAAGATCAAAGGGTTGATCGACATGAATGCACCTTATTCCAGCGAGACGCTCGCCTCCCTGCGCGACGACCATGCCGCACGTCCCCGGCGGCTGTTCATCGGCGGTGCGTTCGTCGAGGCCGCGTCGGGCGAGACGTTCGACGTCGTCGACCCCGCGACCGGCCAGGTCTTCGCGCACGCCGCATCGGGCACCAGCGAGGACGTCGATCGCGCGGTAAAGGCCGCGCGCGCAGCGTTCGAAGGCTGGGCCGCCACGCCCCCCGCCCAGCGCGCGCGCCTGCTCCACGCGCTTGCCGACCGGATCGAGGCGGCGGGCGAACGCATCGCGCTCACCGAAACCCTCGACAACGGAATGCCCTTCATGATGGCCAAGTTCGCCGGGGTGTTCGGCGCGGCGGAGGCGCTGCGCTATAATGCCGGCTGGGCGACCAAGCTCACCGGCGAGACGATGCAGATCTCGTGGCCGGGCGAGTGGCAGGCGATGAGCCTGCGCGAGCCGGTGGGGGTAGTCGGCGCGATCGTGCCCTGGAACTTCCCGTTCGTGATGGCGGTGAGCAAGATCGCAGCGGCGCTCGCCGCCGGGTGCACCGTCGTGCTCAAGCCCGCCGAACAGACCCCGCTCAGCGCCGCGCTGCTCGGCGAACTGATCGCCGATGCGGGCTTCCCCGCCGGGGTGGTCAATATCGTCACCGGTTTTGGCGAGACCGCCGGCGCAGCGCTCGCCGCGCATCCCGGCGTCGACAAGATCAGCTTCACCGGATCGACATCGGTCGGCAAGGCGATCGTGCACGCGTCGACCGGCAACCTCAAGCGCGTGACGCTCGAACTCGGCGGCAAGTCGCCGACGCTGATCTTCGCCGATGCCGATCTGCAAAAGGCGATTCCCGCCGCAGCGATGGGCATTTTCGGCAATGCCGGACAGGTCTGCGCCGCCGGATCGCGGCTGTATGTGCATGAGCGCGTCTATGACGAAGTGATCGCGGGCATTTCCGCACGCGCCCGCACGCTGCGGGTGGGGGCCGGGCTCACGCCGGGAACCGAGATGGGGCCGCTGGTCAGCCAGGTCCAGCTCGACCGCGTCCTGGGCTATGTCGAAAGCGGTCGCGCGGACGGCGCGAGCGTCGATGTCGGCGGCGCGCGGATCACCGAGGGTGATCATGGCCATGGCTATTTCGTCCAGCCGACGGTGCTGTCGGGGACGGTATCGGGGATGAAGGTCGTCGAGGAAGAGATTTTCGGCCCGGTGCTGTGCGCGATGCGGTTCGGCGACGACGATGTCGAGGCGATCGCGGCGTCGGCCAATGCGACCGACTATGGGCTGTCCTCGGCGGTGTGGACCCGCGATATCTCGATCGCGCTGAAGCTTGCGCGGCGGCTCAAGGCGGGGACGGTGCGGATCAATGGCGGCGGCGGGGTCGATCCCGCGATGCCGCTGGGCGGGTACAAGCAATCGGGCTGGGGCCGCGAGAATGGGCGCGCCGGGGTCGAGGCTTATACCGAGCTGAAGTCGGTGACGATCGGTCTGTAGCGGCGCGCGGCGCGGGTTGGATTTCCAGCCCGCGACCGTTTAGGCTGTGCCGATGCACGCGCCTATCGCCACTGAAGAGATTGCAACGACCTCTGCCGAAAGCGATTCGGCGATCATGGCCGTGTTGTTCCGCAAGCCGGGCTTCCTGCTCGCGCGCATCGACCAGATCGCGACCGCGCTCTACGCCCGCCGTCAGCCGATGACGACGCTGGCGCAAAGCGAGTTGCTCCTGCTGCTGGGGCAGCACGGCGCCATGCCGCAAATCACGCTCGCCCGCGCCGCCGGGATGGACAAGTCGACCGTGGGGCTCGTGCTCGACAATCTCGAAGCGCGGGGATGGATCGCGCGGGCGACTTGCGCTGAGGATCGTCGCCGCGCCCAAGTGTCGCTGACTGCCGAGGGAACTGCCGCACTCGCCGGGATGGCCGCCGATTTCGCGGAGTTGCAGCGCGATTTGCTCGCGCCGCTCACGGCCGAAGATCGCGACCGGCTGCTCGACATCCTCGCCGGACTGAAGGCAAACCCGCGCAGCCCGGCGCCCCCGCTTGCGCAGCCCGCCGGCGCGCAGGATGCCCCCAGCTTCCTCTTCCGGCGCGCATTGCAGCATCTTCAGGCGGCGTTCGCTGCCCTGAGCCCTGATACCCGCGCGTCGCTGCGTCAGTTCGCGCTGCTCTACGTGCTCAGCCGAAGGGACGCGATCACCCAGACCGGCTTCGCCCGGCTCTACGGCCTCGATCCATCGACCTGCGCGGTCATCCTCCGCGCGCTCGCTAAACAGGGCTGGGTATCGGCGCATCGCTCCGCCGCCGATGGCCGCGAGCGGCTGTATCGCCTGACCGACGCGGGCCGCGATGCGCTCGCCGAACAACAAGTGCGCGCCGATCGATCGCAGCGCGCGGCGTTCCCGGACCTGGGCGGTGGCGATCTGCGGCTGTTGATTGGGCTGCTCCGGCGGATCGTCGCGGCGCATAGCCACCATCTGCGATTCCCGGGGACGATACCTACAGACCTGGTCCGCAGACCCGCCCGGTGATGCGGAGTGCCGCAAAAAGCAGAACAGATTGTCATCTTGACGAAAGTCAGGATCCATTCGGTGCTCGCTCCGCGTTTTCTCTTCCAGCGGAGCGGCTGAATGGATCGCAGCCTGCGCTGGGATAACGGGGTTCAAGTTCGCCCCGCTGCCATAAGCGATAGTCCGGTTGGTATCACCGAAAACCCGGAGATTGACTCCTCAACCCCGCAATATACAATGACGTCGGACGGTTTATCCAAAGACCGCAAGACGCATTAGGAGGGATTCGCAGCATGGCTGACAGCGACGCACGCCATCTGTCGGTGCGCAACCCGCGCACCGGGGCGATCGACTTCCAACTGGCCGTGACACCGCCCGCATCGGTGGCGGAAAAGGCGCGATGCCTGCGCGCGAACCAGCCCGGCTGGGCGGCGCTGGGCCTCGATGGACGGATCGCGGTGATGCGGCGCTGGCTCGGCGAAGTCGCCCGGCGCGCCGACGCCATCGCCGCTGCGGACGCCGAGGATACCGGCGGATGCCACACGTCGTATCTCCAGGGCTTCATCACCATGGGCAATATCGGCGGATGGATCGAGGATGCCGCCGCCGCACTCGATCGCGCCGCGTTCGCCGGGCCGTCGCGCGCGATGCCGCAGGTCGAGGTGCGCACGCAACTGGTCGCCTATCCGCTGGTCGGGGTCATCAGCCCGTGGAACGCGCCGATGATGCTCGCGCTGCTTGATGCGGTGCCGGCGCTGTTCGCGGGATCGGCAGTGCTGCTCAAGCCGTCCGAAATCACCCCGCGCTTCATCGAACCCCTGTTCGAGAGCGTCCGCGCCGTGCCCGAACTCGCCGCCGTGTTCGACACCGCGATGGGCGATGCCGAAACCGGGCAGGCGGTGATCGCCGCGAGCGATCTGGTCTGCTTCACCGGCAGCGTGCCGACGGGCCGCAAGATCGCCATCGCCTGTGCCGAGCGCCTCATTCCCTGTTTCCTCGAACTCGGAGGCAAGGACCCGGCGATCGTGACCGCAGCCGCCGACCTCGAACGCGCAGCGACCGCGGTGCTGCGCGGCGCGGTCCACGCCACGGGACAGGTCTGCTTCTCGATCGAGCGCGTCTATGTCGACCACAGCATCCATGACGCCTTTGTCGCGCGGCTGGTGGAGAAGGCGGGGGAGGTGCGGCTCAACGCCGACGATCCGCGCGCCGGCCATCTCCACCCCTTCACCTTCGCCCCACAGGCGGCGATCGTCGCCGCGCATCTGGCCGATGCGGTCGCAAAGGGCGCGACGATCCTGACCGGCGGCGACGTCGAGGAGATTGGCGGCGGGCTCTATATGCGGCCGACGATCGTCACCGGGGTAACCCACGATATGCGCCTGATGCGCGAAGAGACGTTCGGCCCGATCGTGCCGGTCATGGCCTATCAGGAGATCGACCAGGCCGTCGCGCTGGCGAACGACACCGATTTCGGCCTGACCGCTTCGGTGATCGCGGGCAGCGCGGAGGAGGCGATGGCGATCGGCGAGCGCGTCAACGCCGGTTCGGTGTTCCTCCAGGATACATTCCTCACCTTCGCGAAGAACCGCACTATCGGCACCAACAGCTTCGGTTTTTCGGGGCTGGGCGGGTCGCGCACCGGCCCCGAATCGATCCTGCGCTTCGTCCGGCGAAAGGCGCTGCTGACGCAGCACGGCCCGGTCGCCGACATTCGCAACGACCATCATCTGGGCAAGCCCGGCGCGCATTGAGCGTCGGCGGCCCCTGACGGAGACGATTATGGCCTGGCAATTGACCGCACTCGACCGACTGGAAATCCAGGAGACCTATTCGCGCTACGCCTGGGGCATCGACCTTGCCGATGAGGCGATGGTGCTGTCGGCCTTCACCCAGGACGGCTGGTTCGACCATCTGTGGCAGGGGCGCGTGCAGGGGCACGAGGCCATCATAGCCAACCTCCGCTCGCTTTGGAACGACCGCCAGCATTGGTGGTACGGGCGCCAGCATCTGATGAACACGCTCATCATGGAGCCGCGCGAGGAGGAAGGCGAAGTCGATGTTCGCTGCTTCTTCCAGATCATCCAGTATAATGTCGATTATAACAACAACTTCGTCTTCGGCATCGGCACCCGCCGCGATCACGTCACCAAGAAGGAAGGCGTGTGGCGCTTCCAGTCCCTGTGGGTCAACGCCTGGACCGCCGCCGATCAGGTGCCGTGGCAGGGCGAGATGGTGATGAAGGTCAAGCCGCGAAACAATCCCGCGCCGTATAACGAGAAGCTGGCATGAGGATTTCGGCAGCCGTCAGCCGGCCCGGCACCCCCGCACCGACGATCGAGGACGTCGAACTCGCAGAGCCGCGCGCAGGCGAGATGCGCGTCCGGATCGTCGCAGTGGGTGTGTGCCACACCGATGTCCACGAACATCCCGGTCGCCTCGCGCCGCACCCGATCGTGCTGGGCCACGAAGGCGCGGGCGTGGTCGAGGCATTGGGGGAGGGCGTGCGCGGCTTTGCGGTCGGCGACCCTGTCGTGTTGAGCGGCACGTCGTGTGGCGAATGCCCGTCGTGCCTGAACAACCGGCCCACCTATTGCGATCTGGCGATGCCGCTGACCTTTGGCGGCAAACGGCTGGACGGGTCCACGTCGCTGTCGGCGAAGGGCGAGCCGCTGCATTCGCACTTCTTCGGCCAATCGTCGTTCGCAAGCCACGCGATCGTGCCCGAGCGCACCGCGATAAAGGTCCCCAGCGACGTGCCGCTCGAACTGCTCGGGCCGCTCGCCTGCGGGGTGATCACCGGCGCCGGTTCGGTGATCGAGGCGCTGCGGGTGGGGTTTGGCGACAGCATCGCCATCTTCGGCGTCGGCGGGGTCGGGCTTTCCGCGGTGATGGCGGCGCGGCTGGTAGGGGCGGAGCGGATCATCGCAGTCGATCGCGAAGCATCGCGGCTCGATCTCGCGCGCGAACTCGGCGCGACCGATACGCTGCTCGCGGGGGAGGATGTGGTGGCACAGGTCCGCGCGATCACCGGGCGCGGGGTGCGCTACTCGCTCAACACCACCAACGCGCCGTCGGTGCACAGCCAGGCGCTCGACTGCCTGGCGATGAACGGCACCGCCGCGTTCGTATCGGCGCCGATGGGGCAATGGGCGCCCGCGATGTTCCCGATGCTGGCGGGCGGGCGGCAATTGCGCGGCATATTGGGCGGCGACGCCAACCCGCGCATCTTCCTGCCCCGGCTGATCGAATATTGGCGGCAGGGGCGCTTTCCGTTCGAGCGCATGATCCAGACCTATCGCTTCGACGAGATCGCCCGCGCGTTCGACGATGTCGAGCATGGCCGCACGATCAAGCCCGTCCTGCTGGTGAGCGAAGCATGAGCCCCGATTTGCGAGAGCGCATCGCGGCGCTGGGCACCGAACTGAGCCTGCCGATGATGCAGGCGACGCAGGCGCTGTTCGCCGAACGCCATGGCGGGTTCGATCCCGCAGTCGAGGTGACGCAGGACGTCGCCTATGGCGCGCACCCGCGCCACCGGATCGACCTGTTCCGCCGACCCGGTGCCGATCGGGCGCCGATCCTGCTCTATGTCCATGGCGGCGGGTTCGTGCAGGGGGACAAGCGTTCGCCGCTCGGGCTGCCCTTTTACCAGAATGTCGGCGATTTCGCCGCGCGCCACGGCCTGCTCGGCGTGACGATGACGTACCGGCTGGCGCCCGACGCGCGCTGGCCCGCCGGGCCGGAGGATGTGGCGGCGGCAATCGCCTGGCTGCGCGAGAACTCGGCGGAATATGGCGGCGATCCCGATCGCCTCTTCCTCGCCGGGTCCTCGGCGGGGGCGGTGCATGTCGCCAGCTATGTCGCGCATTCGCGCTTCCATGTCGCGCCGGGCGGCGGGGTTGCCGGGGCGATCCTTTTGTCGTGCGTGTTCGATTGCGCAAGCGCGGACGCCAATGCGTTTCACCGGGCCTATTATGGCGACGATCCTGCCGCCTATGCCGAAGCGTCGACCCGCGCCGGGCTGATCGCGAGTGCAGTGCCGCTGCTCGCCACGGTGGCGGAGTTCGACGTCGCCGACTTCCAGCACCAGGCCGCGCAGTTCGTCGCCGAGTGGCACGCGGCGAAGGGCAGCTTCGCGCCGATGCTGCGGCTTGCCGGCCACAATCATCTGTCGCCCGCGCTGTCGCTGGGATCGAGCGAAGACGCAGTCGGGCGCGCGCTGCTGGACTTTATCGCCGCGCATGCGCGGACCTGAGGAGAGAGACATGGAACCGCTGCGCTTTCCGGAAAACGAGCTGTTCAAGGGCTGGGGCGAGCCGATGCGCACCGAGAGCGCGATCGAGGGGCTCGAGATCGTGCAGGGGGCCATCCCCGAGGGGCTGGAGGGCACGCTGTATCGCAACGGCGCCGACTGGCAATATCCGTCGAAGCGCAATGACGACATCTTCATCGATGGCGAGGGCATGATGCACATGTTCCGCTTCGAACAGGGGCATGTCAGCTATCGCAGCCGCTGGGTGCACACCGAACGCTATAAGCTCCAGCAGCGCGCGAAGCGCCAGCTTTTCGGCCGCTATCGCAATCGCTATACCAACGATCCTGCTGCGGGTGACACGCATATGGGCACCGCGAACACCACCGCGATGTTCCATGCCGGGCACCTTTATGCGCTCAAGGAGGATGACCATCCTTACGAGGTGAACCCCGACACGTTGGAGACGATCGGCCGCACCGACCTGAACGGCCAGATCAGCGCGACCAGCTTCACCGCGCATCCCAAGGTCGATCCGATCACCAACGAGCTGCTCGCCTTCTCGTACCAGGCACGCGGCGACGGATCGAAGGACATCGTGTTCTATCTGTTCGACGAGACCGGCGCGAAGAAGAACGAAATCTGGTTCGAGATGCCCTATGCCGCGTGCGTCCATGATTTCGCGATCACCGACGAATGGATCGTCTTCCCGTTCTTCCCGCTGATCCACGACGATGCCCA from Sphingomonas hengshuiensis encodes the following:
- a CDS encoding DUF3237 family protein produces the protein MTDTPHPFHPNFEYAFTIAIELSKATYIAPSNTGQTRAAIYATSGTVEGRINGIVVPMSGGDFPLVRADGVLDFDAKYLLELDGDAHVMIHNRGYRWGSEDAMERLRRNEPVGNDEYYMRVAPRFDAPAGPYEWLNRYVFVGVAEKLPGSNRIHYFQLM
- a CDS encoding GMC family oxidoreductase — encoded protein: MTDRYDYIIVGAGSSGCVLADRLSADPANRVLLIEAGGSEKGHLTEMPLAWFRAMLSPAIGWGYMSEPEPYADNRRIPVPRGKVIGGSGSINGMMYSRGAPADYDQWAQLGAKGWSWADVLPYFRKSEANWRGESVHHGGSGPLTVNRNAPHPIIHPAIVAAAGRMGFAELDDFHGDTQEGFSSVDITTHRGRRGSSAARFLRPAMARPNLTVVDQALTTRVIVEQGRAVGIAYDREGTSHVAHADREVILSAGTFNTPQLLLLSGIGPAEALRDLGIAVVHDLPGVGQNLQDHASIRGLYEASGPITFDRELRLDKMAIAAARWHLLGTGPLTQMPIGAQGFVRTREGLERPDLQMLVSSVAMDAQVWMPGWRKRRGDYLAVASVLLHPESTGSVTLRSPDPRDKPAIRFNLLATEGDRAAFRRIVRFVRTLFAQPEAAALVKAEVQPGGAVQTDAEVDAFVRQVIGTAMHPTSTCAIGPVVDPQLRVHGIAGLRIADCSVMPAIVGGNTNAPAIMIAEKAADMILGKMPLVRAA
- a CDS encoding GMC family oxidoreductase, with the translated sequence MSWDYVIVGAGSAGCVLAARLSADPANRVLLLEAGGTHRKFLLTMPLGFMRALMQPRYRWSFWSEPEPHLNGRRIFLPRGRVLGGSSSINGLFFMRGHSLDFDTWRQMGCEGWGFSDVLPYFKRMETSWHGAGPWHGGDGPISVVPVATRGRLHRELMDTAVAMGLPTTADLHAEAEEGFARGELTIDAQGRRASTARAYLDPALKRPNLTVITGAEANRVVFEGRRAVGVEYLRDGQVETARAEREVILSGGAYNSPQLLMLSGVGPADQLAEHGIQPVHVLEGVGRNLSEHPRVPVHFRLKQPISFLNELRADRAVRSVARWWLTGKGAFASQVNSCNIILRTRPELAQPDVQLWANPIRMDAHLWFPGIKPRQEDRITADVILLHPNSRGRLTLKSADPRAHPAILLNNFAEPADLRTARDGIRLARRIYRSGPQGAITGDELLPGEDRQSDDALDAHIRDHAQVTQHPVGTCAMGNHPMSVVDPQLRVHGIEGLRVVDASIMPTVPGGNTNAPTIMVAEKASDMILGLAPLPREDPRERNAA
- a CDS encoding YybH family protein — translated: MTKEEWAENYIGAFNRGDFDAFTAFYAEDVVLQLGQKKTLVGKQAIRDFYTGVFAKVRETLTIEKIVLDETGLAAIVSTEFHGLADWPDFIAGPLVKGQSIFIESIVVYDIGPDGKFTAIRSARSKG
- a CDS encoding aldehyde dehydrogenase family protein produces the protein MNAPYSSETLASLRDDHAARPRRLFIGGAFVEAASGETFDVVDPATGQVFAHAASGTSEDVDRAVKAARAAFEGWAATPPAQRARLLHALADRIEAAGERIALTETLDNGMPFMMAKFAGVFGAAEALRYNAGWATKLTGETMQISWPGEWQAMSLREPVGVVGAIVPWNFPFVMAVSKIAAALAAGCTVVLKPAEQTPLSAALLGELIADAGFPAGVVNIVTGFGETAGAALAAHPGVDKISFTGSTSVGKAIVHASTGNLKRVTLELGGKSPTLIFADADLQKAIPAAAMGIFGNAGQVCAAGSRLYVHERVYDEVIAGISARARTLRVGAGLTPGTEMGPLVSQVQLDRVLGYVESGRADGASVDVGGARITEGDHGHGYFVQPTVLSGTVSGMKVVEEEIFGPVLCAMRFGDDDVEAIAASANATDYGLSSAVWTRDISIALKLARRLKAGTVRINGGGGVDPAMPLGGYKQSGWGRENGRAGVEAYTELKSVTIGL
- a CDS encoding MarR family winged helix-turn-helix transcriptional regulator, whose amino-acid sequence is MAVLFRKPGFLLARIDQIATALYARRQPMTTLAQSELLLLLGQHGAMPQITLARAAGMDKSTVGLVLDNLEARGWIARATCAEDRRRAQVSLTAEGTAALAGMAADFAELQRDLLAPLTAEDRDRLLDILAGLKANPRSPAPPLAQPAGAQDAPSFLFRRALQHLQAAFAALSPDTRASLRQFALLYVLSRRDAITQTGFARLYGLDPSTCAVILRALAKQGWVSAHRSAADGRERLYRLTDAGRDALAEQQVRADRSQRAAFPDLGGGDLRLLIGLLRRIVAAHSHHLRFPGTIPTDLVRRPAR
- a CDS encoding aldehyde dehydrogenase family protein, translated to MADSDARHLSVRNPRTGAIDFQLAVTPPASVAEKARCLRANQPGWAALGLDGRIAVMRRWLGEVARRADAIAAADAEDTGGCHTSYLQGFITMGNIGGWIEDAAAALDRAAFAGPSRAMPQVEVRTQLVAYPLVGVISPWNAPMMLALLDAVPALFAGSAVLLKPSEITPRFIEPLFESVRAVPELAAVFDTAMGDAETGQAVIAASDLVCFTGSVPTGRKIAIACAERLIPCFLELGGKDPAIVTAAADLERAATAVLRGAVHATGQVCFSIERVYVDHSIHDAFVARLVEKAGEVRLNADDPRAGHLHPFTFAPQAAIVAAHLADAVAKGATILTGGDVEEIGGGLYMRPTIVTGVTHDMRLMREETFGPIVPVMAYQEIDQAVALANDTDFGLTASVIAGSAEEAMAIGERVNAGSVFLQDTFLTFAKNRTIGTNSFGFSGLGGSRTGPESILRFVRRKALLTQHGPVADIRNDHHLGKPGAH
- a CDS encoding nuclear transport factor 2 family protein; this translates as MAWQLTALDRLEIQETYSRYAWGIDLADEAMVLSAFTQDGWFDHLWQGRVQGHEAIIANLRSLWNDRQHWWYGRQHLMNTLIMEPREEEGEVDVRCFFQIIQYNVDYNNNFVFGIGTRRDHVTKKEGVWRFQSLWVNAWTAADQVPWQGEMVMKVKPRNNPAPYNEKLA